In one Cystobacter fuscus DSM 2262 genomic region, the following are encoded:
- a CDS encoding RNA polymerase sigma factor, with translation MAMDREQLEQDIRELCQRGDTGRAVERALQGYGMEIMRLISSVMHNPEQANDAFSLFCENLLKGLPGFRWESSFRTWAYRLARNACYQLIHAPAARETPVTASLIPEQPEQGRSDTQPWQRTSVKERFRALRDSLQPEERMILMFRVDQRLSWTEVARVMWDEDEPPTSAALNRKATSLRQQFQRIKAHLRTMAIGQGLIEEDNLGG, from the coding sequence ATGGCGATGGATCGTGAGCAGTTGGAGCAGGACATCCGGGAGTTGTGTCAGCGCGGGGATACCGGGCGGGCGGTGGAGCGCGCGCTGCAGGGCTACGGAATGGAGATCATGAGGCTCATTTCCTCCGTCATGCACAACCCGGAGCAGGCCAATGATGCCTTCAGCCTCTTCTGTGAGAACCTCCTCAAGGGGCTGCCAGGGTTTCGCTGGGAGAGTTCCTTCCGGACGTGGGCCTACCGGCTGGCGCGCAACGCGTGCTACCAGTTGATTCACGCGCCCGCCGCGCGCGAGACGCCCGTCACCGCCTCGCTGATCCCCGAGCAGCCCGAGCAGGGCCGCTCCGACACGCAGCCCTGGCAGAGGACCTCGGTCAAGGAGCGCTTCCGCGCCCTGCGTGACAGCCTGCAACCCGAGGAGCGCATGATCCTGATGTTCCGGGTGGATCAGCGGCTGTCGTGGACGGAGGTGGCGCGGGTCATGTGGGACGAGGACGAGCCGCCCACGAGCGCGGCGCTCAACCGCAAGGCGACCTCCCTGCGCCAGCAGTTCCAGCGCATCAAGGCGCACCTGCGCACCATGGCCATCGGGCAGGGGCTCATCGAGGAGGACAACCTGGGAGGCTGA
- a CDS encoding response regulator — protein MTQQIRALVVDDSQAMRRSLMYALQRLGTWLHTEEAQDGAEGLKKLTLGRYDLVLTDINMPLMDGLKLIHHLRQTEAYRTVPIVVITTESAMEDRARAMALGASAYLVKPVQSKVVQDTVKGLLRLE, from the coding sequence ATGACGCAGCAGATCCGTGCGCTGGTGGTGGACGACTCGCAGGCCATGAGGCGCAGCCTCATGTACGCCCTGCAGCGTCTGGGCACCTGGCTACACACCGAAGAGGCCCAGGATGGGGCCGAGGGCCTCAAGAAGCTCACCCTGGGCCGCTACGATCTGGTCCTCACCGACATCAACATGCCGCTGATGGACGGGCTCAAGCTCATCCACCACCTGCGCCAGACGGAGGCCTACCGCACGGTGCCCATCGTGGTCATCACCACCGAGTCGGCCATGGAGGACCGGGCGCGGGCCATGGCGCTCGGGGCGAGCGCCTACCTGGTCAAGCCGGTGCAGTCCAAGGTGGTCCAGGACACGGTGAAGGGCCTGTTGCGGCTGGAGTAG
- a CDS encoding Fpg/Nei family DNA glycosylase → MPEGNIIHRLARVHHRWLVGRQFSADSPQGRFTQDARRLSGRTLVGVEAHGKHLFHHFEGGVHLHLHLGLVGNIRHFRCAGPPPSTACRLRLASPHATLHLSGPQRCELLSPEAEADLRARLGEDPLRPEASPSRAFEALRRGLAPLATVLLDQTRISGVGNILRAEALFLARLPPQLPAAELRPDDFERLWTALRELLEDAARDGRIVTPHAPPNALTLPGRRREDRFCVYDRVGQPCPRCATPITRLSLSGRGLFFCSRCQAHRRGRR, encoded by the coding sequence GTGCCCGAAGGAAACATCATCCACCGCCTCGCGCGCGTCCACCACCGCTGGCTGGTGGGTCGCCAGTTCTCCGCCGACTCCCCTCAGGGGCGCTTCACCCAGGACGCCCGGCGACTGTCCGGGCGGACGCTCGTGGGCGTGGAAGCCCATGGCAAGCACCTCTTCCACCACTTCGAGGGAGGGGTGCACCTGCACCTGCACCTGGGCCTCGTCGGCAACATCCGGCACTTCCGCTGCGCGGGGCCTCCTCCCTCCACGGCCTGCCGGCTGCGGCTCGCCTCCCCCCATGCCACGCTCCACCTGTCGGGTCCCCAACGCTGTGAGCTGCTGAGCCCGGAAGCCGAGGCCGACCTGCGCGCCCGGCTGGGGGAGGATCCCCTGCGGCCCGAGGCCTCCCCCTCCCGCGCCTTCGAGGCCCTGCGTCGGGGCCTCGCCCCCCTGGCCACCGTGCTGTTGGATCAAACGCGCATCTCGGGCGTGGGCAACATCCTGCGCGCCGAGGCGCTCTTCCTCGCGCGGCTGCCGCCCCAACTGCCCGCCGCCGAGCTGCGGCCCGACGACTTCGAGCGCCTGTGGACGGCACTGCGCGAGTTGTTGGAGGACGCGGCCCGCGATGGCCGCATCGTCACGCCCCACGCTCCTCCCAATGCCCTCACCCTTCCGGGCAGGCGCCGTGAGGACCGGTTCTGTGTCTATGACCGCGTGGGACAGCCTTGCCCCCGGTGCGCCACCCCCATCACCCGCCTGTCGCTCTCCGGACGCGGGCTGTTCTTCTGCTCGCGCTGCCAGGCGCACCGCCGGGGCAGGCGCTGA
- a CDS encoding protein kinase domain-containing protein, whose amino-acid sequence MSDAPDEREGDEELDDDFLRQVTQVVAVPLRAPRRGEHLGGPDGHRFEILEQIGGGAMGLVFRARDEELQRVVALKFLLSREGVPEAPMSTLLRQEAKAVAQLDHENIVRLFDVAEWSGEPWEPKVPFLVLECLEGESLAALLSRERPSLPRCLDIMSAVAAGLAHAHEHHIVHRDLKPDNVFICRKGQVKLLDFGLAHITAASFPATLHLPAAGTPAYMAPEQWRGHPQDARTDLWAAGALLFELLTGEPPCPEASVAGLREWVLSDAPVPSVRERCPELPEEVARLVAALLEKAPERRLSSAAELKARLDRIAEGLTPWREGAPGLGPQRRQVTLLECWLADLAGLAEHLDAEDVGELEGAFHQACSELVAQHGGSITLCVGDSVLACFGYPQAREDDAERAARAGLYLVTHLGTALQQKLPYLPRRELAMKVGLHTDTVVLDNLPQPLQGRAAVLQGEAPQFATWLSRQAAPDSVCLSPTTWRLVRGAFRTEPLGPHSFQGLAGEVKSELYRLVREKRTRGRFEQAHEAEELTPLVGREAELKRLSAYWKRARRGEGAFVLVQGEAGIGKSRLLRGLRERIPLEEGMRLQVQCLPQFSGSALRPIIDLLLHMLKLDPEGNPQSNLRKFQGRMGAVGLPAEHVRSLAVLLSLPIVEESPHLRLSSQRQKEKTFEALVTLLLRLAEDRPIFALVEDLHWADPSTLELLGVLLEQVEQAPLCVCLTARPDFQPSWPARERLRLVPLERLSPRLTADLVRQAASGMALAEETVEQLVAKTDGVPLFVEEMTRMVVERARAGESSVEPSAIPVTLGGLLLERLDWLPRSQKALAQLCAVVGRDFSHALLSALSGRSEAQLRQDVAGLLQAGLWQRVETASEPRYQFRHALFQDAAYHSLLRHTRRDYHRRIAQTLVVQAPELVETQPELLAHHYTEAREMVTALRFWAKAGERASLRSANVEAIHHLREALRLLRSLPETPERAEQELRLLVALGMPLHQVRSLRSAEMEQTYGRVMELLHQVGDALPGLQVSTWGAYAYFFARAKFHVAQELAELVVRQGERHRHREMLALGHRMMATDHFTWGHMSTALEHVELALEYSDFDLETHRTLAVTQWINPRAAALAYGSLVQSVVGHEEQARGYGQQAVALAEKIGHPNSLAFTLLYVALGCQMRGEPGCAREWVEKCIAISSEHRLRMWLGWSVFLKSWVLAEGGRVQEALELMQSNFARWRSTGMRTGMPLFLGMFASFHLKLGEYQRGLAVVTHALAWADTLEERSYEVELHRLEGELLRGVGREAEATACFLRALDLAHEQGSAGHGRRAEESMRRQFRERGWEWPRPLDGEGAGMAPRHKGVVRTPG is encoded by the coding sequence ATGTCTGATGCTCCAGACGAGAGGGAGGGGGACGAGGAGCTCGACGACGATTTCCTGCGGCAGGTCACCCAGGTGGTGGCCGTGCCCCTGCGGGCTCCGCGCCGGGGAGAGCATCTGGGAGGGCCGGACGGCCACCGGTTCGAGATCCTCGAGCAGATTGGGGGAGGAGCGATGGGCCTGGTCTTCCGGGCCCGGGACGAGGAGTTGCAGCGGGTGGTGGCCCTCAAGTTCCTGCTCTCGCGCGAGGGCGTCCCCGAGGCCCCCATGAGCACCCTGCTGCGCCAGGAGGCCAAGGCCGTCGCCCAGTTGGATCACGAGAACATCGTGCGGCTGTTCGACGTGGCCGAATGGAGCGGCGAGCCATGGGAGCCCAAGGTCCCCTTCCTGGTGCTGGAATGTCTGGAGGGCGAGAGCCTCGCGGCGCTGCTGTCGCGCGAGCGGCCCTCGCTGCCTCGCTGCCTGGACATCATGAGTGCCGTGGCCGCGGGGCTGGCGCACGCCCATGAGCACCACATCGTCCACCGCGACCTCAAGCCGGACAACGTGTTCATCTGCCGCAAGGGGCAGGTGAAGCTGCTGGACTTCGGGCTGGCCCACATCACGGCCGCCTCCTTTCCGGCCACCTTGCACCTGCCCGCCGCGGGAACCCCGGCCTACATGGCGCCCGAGCAGTGGAGGGGACATCCGCAGGATGCCCGCACGGACCTCTGGGCCGCGGGGGCCCTGCTCTTCGAGCTGCTCACGGGCGAGCCGCCCTGCCCGGAAGCGAGCGTGGCGGGGCTGCGGGAGTGGGTGTTGTCGGACGCGCCCGTGCCCTCGGTGCGCGAGCGCTGTCCGGAGCTGCCCGAGGAGGTGGCGCGGCTGGTGGCCGCCCTGTTGGAGAAGGCCCCCGAGCGGCGGCTGTCCAGCGCGGCCGAGTTGAAGGCCCGGCTCGACCGGATCGCGGAGGGGCTGACGCCCTGGCGCGAGGGGGCTCCCGGCCTGGGGCCCCAGCGCCGGCAGGTGACGCTGCTGGAGTGCTGGCTGGCGGACCTCGCCGGCCTCGCCGAGCACCTGGACGCCGAGGACGTCGGGGAGCTGGAGGGGGCGTTTCATCAAGCCTGCTCGGAGCTGGTGGCGCAGCACGGGGGCTCCATCACCCTGTGCGTGGGTGACTCGGTGCTCGCCTGCTTCGGCTATCCCCAGGCCCGGGAGGACGACGCGGAGCGGGCGGCTCGCGCGGGGCTGTACCTGGTGACGCACCTGGGGACGGCGCTCCAGCAGAAGTTGCCCTACCTGCCGCGCCGCGAGCTCGCCATGAAGGTGGGGCTGCACACCGACACCGTGGTGCTCGACAACCTGCCCCAACCGCTCCAGGGTCGCGCCGCCGTGCTTCAGGGCGAGGCACCCCAGTTCGCCACCTGGCTGTCGCGCCAGGCCGCGCCCGACAGCGTGTGCCTGAGCCCCACCACCTGGCGGCTCGTGCGGGGTGCCTTCCGCACCGAGCCGCTCGGGCCCCACTCCTTCCAGGGACTCGCCGGCGAGGTGAAGAGCGAGCTGTACCGGCTGGTGCGGGAGAAGCGCACCCGGGGCCGCTTCGAGCAAGCCCACGAGGCGGAGGAGCTCACGCCCCTGGTGGGGCGGGAGGCGGAGCTGAAGCGACTGAGCGCGTATTGGAAGCGGGCCCGGCGGGGCGAGGGCGCGTTCGTGCTCGTCCAGGGCGAGGCGGGCATTGGCAAGTCCCGCCTCCTGCGGGGGCTGCGGGAGCGGATTCCCCTGGAGGAGGGTATGCGCCTGCAGGTGCAGTGTCTGCCCCAGTTCAGCGGTAGCGCCCTGCGCCCCATCATCGACTTGCTGCTGCACATGCTGAAGCTCGACCCGGAGGGCAATCCCCAGTCCAACCTGCGCAAGTTCCAGGGGCGCATGGGGGCGGTGGGGCTGCCGGCCGAGCATGTGCGCTCACTGGCCGTGCTGCTCTCGCTGCCCATCGTCGAGGAGTCCCCCCACCTGCGTCTCTCCTCGCAGCGCCAGAAGGAGAAGACGTTCGAGGCGCTGGTGACGCTGTTGCTGCGCCTGGCCGAGGACCGCCCCATCTTCGCCCTCGTGGAAGACTTGCACTGGGCCGACCCCTCGACGCTGGAGTTGTTGGGGGTGCTGCTGGAGCAGGTGGAGCAGGCCCCGCTGTGTGTCTGCCTCACGGCCCGTCCGGACTTCCAGCCCTCCTGGCCCGCGCGCGAGCGGCTGCGCCTCGTCCCACTGGAGCGGTTGTCGCCGAGGCTCACCGCGGACCTGGTGCGGCAGGCCGCCAGCGGGATGGCGCTGGCGGAGGAGACGGTGGAGCAGCTCGTGGCGAAGACGGACGGGGTGCCCCTGTTCGTCGAGGAGATGACGCGCATGGTGGTGGAGCGGGCGCGGGCGGGGGAGTCGTCCGTCGAGCCCTCGGCCATTCCCGTCACCCTGGGGGGGTTGCTGCTGGAGCGCCTGGACTGGTTGCCCCGGAGTCAGAAGGCGCTGGCGCAGTTGTGCGCGGTGGTGGGCCGCGACTTCAGCCACGCCCTGCTCTCCGCGCTGTCCGGACGGAGCGAGGCGCAGCTGCGACAGGACGTCGCCGGGTTGCTCCAGGCGGGCCTGTGGCAGCGGGTGGAGACCGCGAGCGAGCCGCGCTACCAGTTCCGCCACGCGCTCTTCCAGGACGCGGCCTACCACTCATTGTTGCGCCACACGCGGCGCGACTACCACCGGCGCATCGCCCAGACCCTGGTGGTGCAGGCGCCCGAGCTGGTGGAGACACAGCCCGAGCTGCTCGCGCACCACTACACGGAGGCGCGGGAGATGGTGACGGCGTTGCGGTTCTGGGCGAAGGCGGGGGAGCGGGCCAGCCTGCGCTCGGCCAACGTGGAGGCCATCCACCATCTGCGCGAGGCGCTCCGGCTGTTGCGCTCCCTGCCGGAGACCCCGGAGCGCGCCGAGCAGGAGTTGCGGCTGCTGGTGGCGTTGGGCATGCCCCTGCATCAGGTGCGCAGCTTGCGCTCCGCCGAGATGGAGCAGACCTACGGCCGGGTGATGGAGCTGTTGCATCAGGTGGGGGACGCGTTGCCCGGATTACAGGTGTCCACCTGGGGCGCCTATGCCTACTTCTTCGCGCGGGCGAAGTTCCACGTGGCCCAGGAGCTGGCGGAGCTGGTGGTGAGGCAGGGGGAGCGCCATCGCCACCGGGAGATGCTCGCCCTGGGACACCGGATGATGGCCACCGATCACTTCACCTGGGGCCACATGTCCACCGCCCTGGAGCACGTCGAACTCGCGCTGGAGTACTCGGACTTCGATCTCGAGACGCACCGGACGCTCGCCGTGACTCAATGGATCAACCCGCGGGCGGCCGCCCTGGCCTATGGCTCCCTCGTGCAGTCCGTCGTCGGGCACGAGGAGCAGGCGCGCGGGTACGGGCAGCAGGCCGTGGCCCTGGCCGAGAAGATCGGCCATCCCAACAGCCTGGCGTTCACGTTGCTGTACGTGGCCCTGGGCTGCCAGATGCGTGGCGAGCCCGGGTGTGCCCGGGAGTGGGTGGAGAAGTGCATCGCGATCTCGTCCGAGCACCGCCTCCGCATGTGGTTGGGCTGGTCCGTGTTCCTCAAGAGCTGGGTGCTGGCCGAGGGGGGCCGCGTCCAGGAGGCGCTGGAGCTCATGCAGTCCAACTTCGCGCGGTGGCGCAGCACGGGGATGCGCACCGGCATGCCCTTGTTCCTGGGCATGTTCGCGAGCTTCCACCTGAAGTTGGGGGAGTACCAACGGGGGCTGGCGGTGGTGACCCATGCCCTGGCGTGGGCGGACACCCTCGAGGAGCGCTCGTATGAAGTGGAACTGCACCGCCTGGAGGGCGAGTTGCTGCGGGGGGTCGGCCGCGAGGCGGAGGCCACGGCGTGCTTCCTGCGCGCGCTGGACCTGGCCCACGAGCAGGGCAGCGCGGGCCATGGCCGACGGGCGGAAGAAAGCATGAGGCGCCAGTTCCGCGAGCGGGGCTGGGAGTGGCCGCGCCCGCTCGATGGGGAAGGCGCCGGGATGGCTCCGCGTCACAAAGGCGTGGTGCGGACTCCAGGGTAG